A stretch of DNA from Malus sylvestris chromosome 9, drMalSylv7.2, whole genome shotgun sequence:
ACCATTTTCAATGCATGTTTAATTaaggaagaaataaaaaaattacggTCAACCTGGAGATAGGAGATCAATTACTCTAGAAGAAAACTTATTCATTCCAATCTCTCCAAAATGAGAGGATTAGAAGGAAAAGTTTTACTTCATGTTTAATCAATCATCTCAAATATACcttgaatttaaaattattcattttcaataccATCCTCTATGCAAACTGCGCATGTGATGATCTTCTTATGCAACTGACCTTTTCAGACGAGAGAAGAGAAACCATCATCACTTTGATTTTGTTAAACAATGTTATGcgtgttttaatatttttcatgaTCGCATCAATCAAAATGGCTAAGAGATATTGTTGCCTATCACACTaatatttaacaaaagaaataataacTTTATTAATTAACACTAATAAAATTGTGAAATGTCTGATAGAACTTGGGAGTAGAAATATAGAAGGGCAGTGAAAAATTTAAGTTCATATCAATCCTCTGCAAAAATGATTGATTAAGAGCTAGCCTACATCTCTTATTCAATGAATGCGTACGTGgaaacaattaaacaaaattgtCGAGCTTTGAACaccaaatttaaaaacaaatagaaaaattaaggaACTCGTTCTGAAATTACTTGAATTACTTCAGTTGTTTTCTAGCTATAGCTACTTCACACTTGTTAGACTGAAGCATGCTGCCGCACTCTTGAGATCATTCTGTGAGACATGTTCGATCGATTGCGTGCCCTTGAACGATGATTCAGCACTgcatataattaaatttaatttgtaagcAAAATTTAGCATAAAATCATCTAAACTACGGTACTGCAGAAAGGGAACACTGATCTAGCCATTTAGGCTAAGTGGAGGTTAGCAATTAGACAACATATAGTAACATAAATCTCAAATTATAGAAGACAATTAGTTAAACATTGTACATACCTAGACTCACAGGCTTCTTTAGATTCGATATACGATTGTCGATCATCAGCAATTGTATCAAATGGAATGTCATCATAATCATGGGGAACATCCATTTCTTGGTGAATAGGAAAGGCTTGTGAAGGAACCAAATTGGACTGAATAGCCATAAGTTGTTCGACATTGTTATCGTTATAATAGGGATGTTGAACCCTAAGAGGTTTTACCATATTATCATTTTCGTCAATATAAACCCCATTAAGTCCATTTGCAAGATACTCATTAGCCAACCAGGGCGTTCCACCACTGCCACCAGAAGCATATTGATACGgatattgatgttgttgataaAGTGTCAGAGCCGCCACATCGGCGTTCGTAGGTATACCTAGCTGCAACTGCGATGAAGGACACGAGTAGTGCTGCGGGGAAGAAGGCATTCGATATTGACATTGATCCTTGCAAATTGCAAGATGCGTTCTCACATATCGAAGCTCTTCTTGGGCTTGCTGTAACTGGAAAGTCAATTGGTTTATGATGCCCATACATCCGGTGACTGGAAATTTGGCACACATATTGGATTCATATATGATCGATCTCATAGCCTCCTCCCTTTTCTCAGGATGAACTTGCTTTAGAATCTTCATTATGTTCGCAACGCCGTACAATCGGTGGGCGTTTTGAAACAGCTTCGGTTGATCGGGCGGAAAGTGTGGAGCAAGAGCGCAGTCCTTGGCACACTTTCGTCTTTGGTATTTGCACGCAGCACAGGCTTGGCTTGTGCCTCCTTTTATCGTCATTGTAGGGTAGAATGTACATTCATCAACCTTTTTGGTGATCATCATTTAGGGTTTAATAACTTGAttggagagagggagaggaagagaaaTATAGATGCAAAGATAAAAGTGATTGGAATTATAAGGCTGGAAAATTGATGGAAATGAATAAAAATATGCGATATGGCTTGGTTTTGATCGTCAAAAACCAGATTTGATCGATTGCGATTAACGAGAGTGAGGTGGATTAGAAGACCAAGTAAAATTTGAACGTTTCTCTATTCaaaagtagatcttgttgaacTGATTTTTAAGTATCTCGGGAGTCCTATTTATACACAGTTGCACGGTTAGCTTAGGTTGTTTGGTAATTTTCTACTGTATATATTTATACCTGGAAAATCACCAGTATACCCCTTTTCACTTTGTTGTGATAGACGTGAGCTAACCATTGTAACTAAAGCTAGCTAGTTGTCTTGGATGAGATCAAGTATGtgccaaaataaagaaaaaagaactaAGGAGAAACACCATCCACAAATTACATCAAAAAAGCAGTCCATGCATGATATAAAGTAGGGTGTGGTTAATTTTTTGTGGACTCAAAACAGTTTGTCCTATATTTTACCTTGCCTTTGGCAAAGAGTTAATTAccttgattatttcttttaatttttcttcgGTAAAGAGTGAAAAAAGTCGATTGTATAAGTTTGACAATAATTAGAACTCTGAAATTCTAGTTTCCCTTAATTATTTGAGTCCTGATATTCTAAAGTCCTCAAAATGAGGATATGTGAGGACTAAATTCATATTAACTACAAGATTATAGTAATTTGGATCCAAAGGCTTAAAATTCATAACCATTAAAAGAcatgttttctttctctttggtCCCACAATCACGATGGTCTCCTTCATTTTAAGCTGGTTTTACTTTATTAATTTGTCAAATATTTAAGTCTTTAGatctaaactaatataatcTCATGACTAATATCCATTTGGTCCTCACATATCCTCAAAATGGAGACCTTAGGAGAGTAGGACTGCATTTCTTTTGTCTCACATTTGAAAAGATATGAGATAAGTACATTATAAATCAAATTGTATGTATGATCATGATAATTGAAATTGAATATTAATGAACCATTTATTTATTGAAAATGTCTCAAAATGATCCATTTACAGAGAACTaaacccattgtgaggctaagcctaccCTCTtcttcttagtgtagataatatcacttgttaaaaaaataaaaaagcatctTCTACAATTCTAACTCGTTTCGACTCTTTATTTGAcgatttttctataaatatatatgttccACCTTTTattcaagggaactttaacgaaaagatctcggtattgttcactttaacgaaaaaccacatttttacactaaaaagttaatcatggtactattcactttaccctttattttgttcttatctttaaaactcaaagttttcaagtcattttcattagttttccttttattcaatccataatatatatatatatatatatatatatatatatatatatatatatataagtatacaTATCCGTCAACTGCTTGAAGGAGTATAATCAACCTAATTAATTAAGGATATATTATAGCTTAAGTAAAATTTGAATAGGGTTTGATCATCATGTGAAGTTGAGTGCGTTCGAGAGGTGGAAAGTGAAAGATTTGGCGGCCAAGTTGTATAAACTTTATAACATCCACGCAGTATGTTTCCCGTAGCAACTGCAACGATAAAAAAAACGTACTATAAAATTGTTTAGGAAGTAGAAATTGTGTGGACGGAACCAATATAAGCCAAGAGAATTACCCCGCATCTATCTTCTATTATATCAACTAATCATTTTTTctacccccccccccttttttttttttggctcttgattaattaatgccttgtttgaaattgctttaaaatgaatgaaaatgtttttaaaaccaattcttagtaaaaatttaagtgaatcCTAAAAAAGCACTTGATGTGCTTCCTGAAAAAAAGCATATAGCACAAATCTAATGCTGGTTCCTTCTAATTGATGCTTTTGAAAGCTAAAATCAATTTCactaaaagcgtttttaatcattttaaaagtatttccaaATAATTCATAATTAATTGATTCTAAAAAAGTAAttgtttgtaataaaaaaaatactaaccACGCATTTTTTTATACAGGTACTTCAACGCTAAATTCATTCAAATTATGCAATTTAACTAAGCTCAAATCTACATAATTTACCACAAATTGATGTGTGTTTTTACTTTTACACGTACTGGCTTTATataaattttcattaatttcataATTCGATCATAACCATCCCTTTAATTGTATTGTATGCCTCTCCCTTTCAGTTCCTCAAGTGCTGCCTCAAACTTTTGGCCATATTTTGCCTCTAATTCCTTCTCTTCCTATTCCGTCTTATTTTCTGATTCTTCCATTGAGCACCGCCACCGACGGCAATGCGTAAATTTGCAGCCGATTTTATTTGAGgtataaattaattcaaatttatataCCCGACGTATTTTTGCTCAATCATGCATGCATAACCCTAATTATCTATATAATTAATACGTTGTGGTTAATGATTCAGATCAGTGCATGCAATAACTGTATGGATTTTCTCAAAAAAGCCAAGGTGGTACGATTTCGAAGCCACCAAAACAAATACCTATTAGCCGATGACGATCAAGTGTCGGTGTGGCAGAACCGCGAGGGAACGTTGCAGAACGCGCGGTGGACGGTGGAGTTAATTAGCGATAATCCAAATGCATTGCGATTGAAGAGCTGTTTCGGAAAATACTTAACGGCGTTAAGCACGCCGTTCATTCTAGGGATCAAATGCAACAAGGTCCTGCAAACCACGCCAAAGACGTTGGATCCGATAGTGGAATGGGAGCCGGTAAGAGACGGGTTCAAGTGGAAGATGAAGACGGCGAACGGGCAATTCTTGCGTGCAAGCGGGTGTAACGTGCCGCCTTGGAAAGACACGATCACGCACGACAATCCGTGTAGAGGTGTGATGAGAGATTGGGTTCTGTGGGATGTGGAAGTTGTGGAGATTCGTGAACAACAAGAACTAGAACAAAGGAACGTTGATAATGTTAATGATAGTGCTAGTTGTTATAGTACTACTGCAACACAAGATCCAACAGAACCGGATCCACCGTCTGTTTCGCGGTCGGAATCTTCACAAACACAGCCAGACTCTCCAGCCGGCATTGATCTTTCTTCACCCAAAGATCATATATCGGATTcggataaaaaaaatacataacatGACGTTGGAGTTTGGGGTTATTAATTAGGAAATATGATATGTATGCAAGAAAATTAGGGTTGTACTTGTATGATTTGTATGAATGATCAGATGATCTTCTATCTACAAAATAGACTAAGTTATATATTTACACACACGCAACACATAGAagacttctctctctctctctctcgcctaACCCTAGAGCAAAATACACAGAACTATTCCCAAGCCGTCGGCCCTGCCTTTGGCTTGGGGTCGGTGGCAAGTTGTCAACCCACCTTTTTCCCTCCCCATCCCCTCGTCGTTCCCTTTACTTGTGAGCTTTTGTGTTATAAGGTTCCTTTCTGAGCTTTTGTCTCAGCGTTTTCCCTGATCTCCGTCTCAGATCTCCCCTTCCTCCACTCGCTTTTGCCTTAGATTTCAAAATCCTTAACTCTGAAGTTCGTTTCTTTCCGGCCCATGCACCATGATTCTCATCAAGCATCACTCCAATGTCCACCCTTCCCACTTGGCTTAGTTTCTCCATCCTCACTCGTTAAAGTCCTCTCCTCTCCCTCGGTCCAACATCAACCCATGTCTGCAACTACTCATCTTGAACGCGAGTTGACGCGTATTTCTCGGTAAGTGTGTAGAGTTTCAGCTCGGATGTTGCTTGTGGGTTGGCTCTGTTGCTTGTGGGTTGGCTATTACCACTGTTTTCCTCTGATTTGTGGATTCAGTCTCTTAGGTGCGATTTTGGAATCAATAAGTGCGAAGTGCCCATTCGATCTAGAACGAAATCGGAGGATTTTGGAATTTTCttgacaaaaaacaaaaaacaaaaattttacaCACGCACTATCACCAATCAATTGGATTTTGCCTTATGTATTACCGTTTCTATTAAATGAAGCTAAAATCCTCCAattggattttggattttggatttcAGCTAAGTTTTTGTGTTTGGCTGAAACAAATTTCCAAAAATTGATTAGCGATTAAGGAAATTGACTGTAGTTTCTTCAATATTACATTTCTTTTTAAGATAAAAAAATCTCACTAATATTGATGATTAATCGCTTTCAACTAAACATTTAAAAAAGAAtgctaacatttttttttttgggaaactagaacgCTAACATTAGTTATACAAAATAATATGTATCAAGAGTTCATAACCGCTTAACTATTAATATGCTTTTTAGCCACCTCGTTAGCTGCTGATAAGCTTTTTACGCACCTCATTTTGTACAAGAGAAAATCATACATGTTTGTTACTCCTTTTTCTATAATTCTTTTTCAACTAAgagaatttattttttgtaacagaaaaagatatatatagtttcctcaatttccTCAACATCTGTCAACCGTTGCCTCCAATTCTTTTCCCTTCACAAACACATAACGCAAGGCGCGAACTTACTTCATATCATTTCCCCATTTTAGTTCAAGGGTACAAAACGAATTGAAAATTTAAGACGAAAATACAATCGAAAATCCGTATTTCTGACAATTAAAGCTGTACATTTTGTTCAATCGATCTCTCTGATGTTTTTGTGTGCTTAATCACAGTACTTGATCGGTCTTATTGTTTCCTAGAGCTACATATATATGGAGTTCTTCAAAAAAGCCAGAACAGTACGCTTCCGGAGCCACCACGGAAAATATCTATTAGCAGACGAGGATCAAGAGACTGTTTTCCAAGATCGCgaaggcacggcaaagaatgCCAAATGGATGGTGGAGTTTGTCGAAAATGCAAACACTTTACGGTTCAAAAGCTGTTATGGCAAGTACTTAACAGCCTCTAGCATGCCATACCGTCTTGGATTGCGAGGCAAGAAAGTTCTGCAAACCCTGCCAAAGAGATTAGATTCTTCCCTTGAATGGGAGCCTGTAAAAGAAGGATATCAGGTCCGGCTCAGGACGCCCTATGGCCAGTTCTTGCGCGCAAATGGGGGTCTACCGCCTTGGAGAAACTCTGTCACCCATGATATCCCTCAAAGAACTGCAAAACAGGATTGGGTTCTGTGGGATGTAGATGTTATAGAGGTTAGGGTTGAATCTCCAGAAAGTCACCCAGTGGCGAAACCCCCTCCTCCACAACCAAATGCATTGCCTTCGAAGTCTTCCGCACCTTCAGAACCGACATCTCCATCTAAGATTGAGCTTAGGACGCCGATAGCTTCCAAACACCAGGTTTGTTTTAATTAACAAATATGACTTCTATGATTATCaagtttaattatatttttggcTTCTTATTGTTTGTTCTTAAACGCAGTCAAGCGAGTCATTTGATCATGATTCGCCGAGGAAAGATGCAGGGAGAATGATCTACTATTGTGTTGCTAATGAGAAAGGAGACGTTGAGGATTCATCGGAAGAGTTTTCCTTCCCATTCAAGGGTAGTGAGGTAGAAGGGTTGAAGCAAAACTTGAAGGAAGAAACCGGATTAGAGGAAATTGTTGTGTGTTCACGCAATCCTCTGACTGGAAAACTTTATCCCCTTCGCTTACATCTTCCTCCAAACAACCACGATATGCATATCATTGTAGTTCCGTCATCGTCCAAAGGTTAgaattgtttcaaagtgttttcttGTTTTCGTCTTGATAATTCTAAAACGTTTGATGTCTGATTCCAAAAAACTTACTGGAACTAAAGTATTTCGTACCAAATCTGTTGATCACATTGTTAAACACCTCTATCACAGATGTGCAATTTACACAGAACCAACCTATACAAGTGGGTTTCACCTCTGTGAGAGACGTGATCGGTGAATGTGATACATGCGTGTTTCTTAGGGGATACATATTTAACGAAAATGTATGTTTATTCCTTGTTTCGTTTTATACTTGTGGTTTAACTATGATTGTGTTCCGCCCTTCACCAGCAGGAAGTGAGTCTTGACTGATTTGCAAAACCTGTTCAACAACATCAGATACCTTCTTGTTCATATTCTGTACATTCCGCTCCAAACCTGCTCAAATTTGCGAGTATAGATAGGAAAGGAAGTAGCACATCATGCAAAAGAAGCAAGGAAACGTCGTTAGCAGATTTTTTACCTGGGCCTGAAGGAATTACTCTATTCAATTTTCGATATTCTTGATGTATGAGAACAAAAAACAAGTCTAATTTAGCAGGGCCAATTGTATTTCGATTGTATGCTTCCTAATGTGAGGTTGAAGTGCATAACTGAAATCAGTAAGTTGAATACAAATGCAGCCAATTCATCTTTAATCTCATTAGAAATACAAGATACAATTCATGGAGCTGATACATCAGGAAATCGTGTTATGGCGCTAGCAACTCTACTAACGTTTCCATGATAAGAAAGAACTAAGGAAGCAGATTTACTGGCAACCTTTTTTTTGG
This window harbors:
- the LOC126583669 gene encoding LOB domain-containing protein 27-like — encoded protein: MMITKKVDECTFYPTMTIKGGTSQACAACKYQRRKCAKDCALAPHFPPDQPKLFQNAHRLYGVANIMKILKQVHPEKREEAMRSIIYESNMCAKFPVTGCMGIINQLTFQLQQAQEELRYVRTHLAICKDQCQYRMPSSPQHYSCPSSQLQLGIPTNADVAALTLYQQHQYPYQYASGGSGGTPWLANEYLANGLNGVYIDENDNMVKPLRVQHPYYNDNNVEQLMAIQSNLVPSQAFPIHQEMDVPHDYDDIPFDTIADDRQSYIESKEACESSAESSFKGTQSIEHVSQNDLKSAAACFSLTSVK
- the LOC126583675 gene encoding uncharacterized protein LOC126583675; the protein is MDFLKKAKVVRFRSHQNKYLLADDDQVSVWQNREGTLQNARWTVELISDNPNALRLKSCFGKYLTALSTPFILGIKCNKVLQTTPKTLDPIVEWEPVRDGFKWKMKTANGQFLRASGCNVPPWKDTITHDNPCRGVMRDWVLWDVEVVEIREQQELEQRNVDNVNDSASCYSTTATQDPTEPDPPSVSRSESSQTQPDSPAGIDLSSPKDHISDSDKKNT
- the LOC126583670 gene encoding uncharacterized protein LOC126583670; translated protein: MEFFKKARTVRFRSHHGKYLLADEDQETVFQDREGTAKNAKWMVEFVENANTLRFKSCYGKYLTASSMPYRLGLRGKKVLQTLPKRLDSSLEWEPVKEGYQVRLRTPYGQFLRANGGLPPWRNSVTHDIPQRTAKQDWVLWDVDVIEVRVESPESHPVAKPPPPQPNALPSKSSAPSEPTSPSKIELRTPIASKHQSSESFDHDSPRKDAGRMIYYCVANEKGDVEDSSEEFSFPFKGSEVEGLKQNLKEETGLEEIVVCSRNPLTGKLYPLRLHLPPNNHDMHIIVVPSSSKGSES